The Novipirellula artificiosorum genome contains a region encoding:
- a CDS encoding DUF7932 domain-containing protein: MNSDRRNELRDLLPSTDDVDPGAFASDAELECLLHLDLAGEDGHDGVEGESYFDPVRRPGANGRRGGDATPAGRGEDAASATLELGYATEARDSGWIDINGTSVASDQSRHPLRAQHPIGNDGYVFIDATGGRGGNGGKAGNGQPGARGYKGRDATRYSSGGNGGPGGNGGDAGEPSDGELGGSGGEVTLVVDADDLGLLMLIKGDLAGGDLGFAGEGGIGGRGGPGGPGGNSYHWTETAHYTDSQGKRQTRTVFRSNPGGFAGRDGHPGNASRYRARDGQAGRDGRLSIVVKHVGGTQKQYDSPYDLRLVSFDLAPEYGILEPDSLASVDSVTVLNCGGMPTPSNYTIRTFLPSDEWLHCDQVDLVLPHSLVPGESYTFSNQSLRFRFADVVIAGPRKRGFSLNHSISPVAYVESGIHRPFRDFENQEEVQVRFPIELTDVIALNSLAPGESTRVRWGITNLSEETFDDQMFHRSVQTGVRLLGGDVDLDQLLFFDDTDAPRDLLEQEYRSAVRNLEPGETRWIETRIGIRDHSDVIAYQAFVLGVDLHQQRPGSSDRHDQYRRVDYRQETIRVSETYRRDEGSRFLLIANQKTDVDDIQKWTQLADYFGSGLDVWDVAYYGFLDFVRKIDRDKSLLEQWQGMTVIIPNNYYLTAAGKTAAFNQLAKSQFLQAAADFDISFYVVGDSRTGGEELLANSLIPISAEKSASQLKTERAFLKRVRRWSKYVAASGEVVGGVTSGASDIADASLGAVHEFEINKRTLLFQPKPKWLEQEARDLQRKLKKVDPLHRWVIVHRYDTGDTDTSWGFFRKRKIGKLEVRRTLDSSKGSAVLFEADAIDVADQDFINSEQNKHGIFLALKFEDKVDRFIRLVSERTFPRFNENYIDRPLTDEEIHKIGHELIDSILVDIYNEQQVARTSRTWAIGGVRPLMPKLNYLAERSLNYGVTYRQMKENEATLCLLYELLANIRYMATHSRTIWDSAIFPTAFFKRSRAVSTYMANRVDRIIASIFGPKLSWWDKWTAPEDYDPFGTAKNAIPQGAARDLAEKEIAKWETELAKRKTPLEKYTSAQTHPGLTYDPELLPENQRVLSGKVYDQLVKREQDADMQRAKLEYAVAKQRSELLVPLEKADRTATENVTPTQKPTSL; this comes from the coding sequence ATGAATTCTGACCGACGCAACGAGCTGAGGGACTTGCTTCCGTCCACCGACGATGTTGATCCAGGGGCGTTCGCGTCGGACGCCGAATTAGAGTGTTTGTTGCACCTTGATTTGGCCGGGGAAGACGGCCACGACGGGGTGGAGGGTGAAAGCTACTTTGACCCCGTTCGCCGACCCGGAGCCAACGGCCGTCGGGGTGGAGACGCGACACCGGCCGGTCGTGGTGAGGATGCGGCGTCCGCAACCCTTGAGCTCGGATACGCCACGGAAGCACGCGATTCGGGATGGATCGACATCAACGGTACCTCGGTCGCCTCCGATCAATCGCGACATCCCCTGCGCGCTCAGCATCCGATTGGCAACGACGGATACGTTTTCATTGATGCAACCGGTGGGCGCGGAGGAAACGGAGGAAAGGCGGGCAATGGACAGCCCGGGGCTCGAGGATACAAAGGCCGTGATGCGACGCGTTACTCGAGTGGTGGTAACGGAGGCCCGGGCGGAAATGGGGGCGATGCAGGCGAGCCCAGCGACGGTGAACTCGGCGGCAGCGGGGGCGAGGTCACCTTGGTCGTCGACGCGGACGACCTGGGTCTGCTGATGCTGATCAAGGGCGACCTTGCGGGGGGCGACCTCGGGTTCGCTGGCGAAGGCGGTATCGGGGGGCGCGGTGGCCCCGGTGGGCCTGGCGGAAACAGCTATCACTGGACGGAAACCGCTCACTACACCGATTCACAAGGCAAGCGTCAAACGCGAACGGTTTTCCGGTCCAACCCAGGCGGTTTTGCCGGCCGCGATGGGCATCCCGGAAACGCATCGCGATACCGAGCTCGTGACGGGCAAGCAGGACGTGACGGGCGCCTGAGCATCGTCGTCAAGCATGTTGGCGGGACTCAAAAACAATACGATTCCCCCTATGATTTGCGACTGGTCTCTTTCGATCTTGCGCCGGAATATGGGATTCTGGAACCCGACAGCTTGGCAAGTGTCGATAGTGTGACCGTCTTGAACTGCGGCGGAATGCCGACACCTTCGAATTACACGATTCGTACCTTTTTGCCATCGGATGAGTGGCTGCATTGCGATCAAGTCGACTTGGTCCTTCCTCACTCGCTTGTCCCTGGCGAGTCGTATACGTTTTCCAATCAAAGTCTTCGATTTCGCTTTGCCGATGTCGTGATCGCCGGACCTCGAAAGCGTGGCTTCTCGCTGAATCATTCGATCAGCCCGGTGGCTTATGTTGAAAGTGGCATTCATCGGCCGTTTCGTGATTTTGAAAACCAGGAAGAGGTGCAGGTTCGCTTTCCGATCGAGCTAACCGACGTGATCGCACTCAATAGTCTCGCACCCGGCGAATCGACTCGAGTGCGATGGGGAATCACCAACCTCAGCGAGGAGACCTTTGACGACCAAATGTTTCACCGCAGCGTCCAAACCGGAGTGAGGTTGCTTGGCGGCGACGTCGACTTGGACCAACTTTTGTTCTTTGACGATACCGATGCACCTCGTGATCTTCTCGAACAAGAATACCGCAGTGCGGTCCGCAACCTTGAACCGGGTGAAACACGTTGGATCGAAACACGGATTGGCATTCGCGATCACAGTGATGTGATTGCCTATCAAGCATTTGTGCTCGGCGTGGATCTGCATCAGCAGCGCCCCGGTTCAAGTGATCGGCATGACCAGTATCGTCGCGTCGATTATCGACAGGAAACAATCCGCGTGTCCGAAACCTATCGCCGCGATGAAGGTTCACGCTTCCTGTTGATTGCGAATCAAAAGACCGATGTCGATGACATCCAAAAATGGACTCAGCTTGCCGACTACTTTGGAAGTGGGCTCGATGTTTGGGATGTTGCCTATTACGGATTTCTCGATTTCGTTCGCAAGATCGACCGAGACAAATCGTTGCTGGAGCAGTGGCAGGGGATGACCGTGATCATTCCGAACAACTACTATTTGACGGCTGCGGGAAAGACGGCCGCGTTCAACCAGTTGGCCAAATCGCAGTTTCTACAAGCTGCTGCCGACTTTGATATTTCGTTCTATGTCGTTGGTGATTCTCGTACCGGCGGAGAGGAGTTGCTTGCCAACTCGCTGATTCCCATCAGTGCCGAAAAATCGGCTAGCCAACTGAAAACTGAGCGAGCATTCTTGAAGCGAGTTCGCCGTTGGTCCAAGTACGTCGCGGCAAGCGGTGAAGTGGTCGGCGGTGTCACCAGCGGTGCAAGCGACATCGCCGACGCATCACTTGGTGCGGTTCACGAATTCGAAATCAACAAACGAACCCTTTTGTTTCAACCCAAGCCAAAATGGCTTGAGCAGGAAGCGCGTGACCTGCAACGTAAGCTCAAGAAGGTCGATCCGCTGCATCGTTGGGTCATCGTCCACCGCTACGACACAGGCGATACCGATACGTCGTGGGGATTTTTTCGGAAACGGAAAATCGGCAAATTGGAGGTCCGACGCACGCTTGATTCGAGCAAGGGTTCCGCCGTGTTGTTTGAAGCCGATGCCATCGATGTCGCCGATCAAGATTTCATCAACAGTGAGCAGAACAAACATGGGATCTTCTTAGCACTAAAATTCGAAGACAAAGTGGACCGTTTCATTCGGCTGGTGAGCGAGCGAACCTTTCCCCGCTTCAATGAAAACTATATTGATCGGCCCTTGACGGACGAAGAGATTCACAAAATTGGTCATGAACTGATCGATTCGATCTTGGTCGACATTTACAATGAACAACAGGTCGCTCGGACCAGTCGCACGTGGGCGATCGGCGGCGTCCGCCCGTTGATGCCCAAACTCAACTATCTCGCAGAGCGGTCGCTTAACTACGGAGTCACCTATCGGCAAATGAAAGAAAACGAGGCGACACTCTGCCTGCTTTACGAGCTTTTGGCCAACATTCGCTACATGGCAACGCATTCGAGAACGATTTGGGATTCGGCGATATTCCCAACCGCATTCTTCAAACGAAGTCGGGCGGTTTCCACCTACATGGCGAATCGTGTCGACCGAATCATCGCCAGTATTTTCGGGCCAAAATTGAGTTGGTGGGACAAATGGACGGCTCCCGAGGATTATGACCCCTTCGGTACTGCGAAGAACGCTATTCCGCAGGGGGCGGCTCGTGACTTGGCGGAAAAGGAAATCGCCAAGTGGGAAACCGAGTTGGCAAAACGGAAGACTCCACTCGAGAAATACACTTCCGCCCAAACGCATCCCGGTTTAACGTACGATCCAGAGCTCTTGCCAGAAAACCAACGAGTCCTCTCCGGCAAGGTTTACGACCAATTGGTCAAGAGAGAACAAGACGCCGATATGCAACGAGCGAAACTGGAGTACGCTGTTGCCAAGCAGCGATCCGAGTTGTTGGTCCCGCTCGAAAAAGCAGACCGGACCGCAACGGAAAACGTAACGCCCACCCAAAAACCGACCTCCCTCTGA
- a CDS encoding nucleoside hydrolase → MQLSRRQFHRGSAAVVASALAGEYCHDYPVHAAESTLKPCPTHEDTFGRLKSGNKIPVIFDTDLGGDIDDTWALLYLLKCPELDVRLIATDAGLGDYRTSLAAKFLTEVSRTEIPLAISVGPKGGRSNQQDWVGDYHHAEYEGIVHEDAADAIIRTIKESSDPVTLVCVGAVPNIAESLRRDPSICQNARFVGMHGAIRVGYGGHAPVVPEANVRNGIEPLRDTFAARWECSVTPLDTCGIVDLAGERYAKVSRSDSVGVKELMENYRHWLNRVSWLKVKPDPKSRSTTLFDLVAVTMAFSEEWMEMQTLPLSIDDKGITAIDETNGQPVRCAMAWKDLDGYKDHVVERLISGMA, encoded by the coding sequence ATGCAACTTTCACGTCGCCAATTCCACCGCGGTTCCGCTGCCGTCGTTGCATCCGCCCTCGCGGGCGAGTATTGCCATGATTATCCAGTCCATGCTGCGGAGTCCACATTGAAGCCATGCCCCACGCACGAGGATACCTTCGGGCGATTGAAGTCTGGCAACAAGATCCCTGTCATCTTTGATACGGATCTCGGTGGCGACATTGATGACACTTGGGCCCTGCTGTATTTACTGAAGTGCCCGGAACTTGACGTTCGCTTGATCGCAACCGACGCGGGTCTTGGCGACTACCGGACGAGCTTGGCAGCAAAATTCTTGACGGAGGTGAGTCGCACCGAGATTCCTCTTGCGATTTCTGTCGGTCCGAAAGGTGGCAGGAGCAACCAACAAGATTGGGTGGGTGACTATCACCATGCAGAGTATGAAGGCATCGTGCATGAGGATGCCGCTGACGCGATCATCCGCACGATTAAAGAATCCTCCGATCCGGTAACGCTGGTTTGCGTCGGAGCGGTGCCAAACATTGCCGAGAGCTTGCGACGCGATCCGTCCATTTGTCAGAATGCTCGTTTCGTGGGGATGCATGGTGCGATTCGTGTCGGCTACGGAGGCCATGCCCCGGTCGTGCCGGAAGCGAATGTGAGGAATGGCATTGAACCACTTCGAGATACGTTTGCCGCTCGCTGGGAATGCTCGGTCACCCCCTTGGACACTTGCGGAATTGTCGATTTGGCGGGCGAGCGGTATGCAAAGGTTTCCCGCAGCGATTCGGTGGGCGTCAAGGAATTGATGGAAAACTATCGCCACTGGTTGAATCGTGTTTCTTGGTTGAAGGTGAAACCCGATCCAAAATCCCGCAGCACCACGTTGTTCGACTTAGTCGCTGTCACGATGGCGTTTTCTGAAGAGTGGATGGAAATGCAAACACTGCCGCTTTCGATTGATGACAAGGGGATCACGGCAATCGACGAGACCAATGGGCAGCCCGTTCGCTGTGCCATGGCATGGAAGGATCTGGATGGCTATAAGGACCACGTTGTTGAGCGATTGATCAGCGGCATGGCGTGA
- a CDS encoding protein kinase domain-containing protein: MTSESSEPNELSPQASSREDGDVSSAKLIGCRLGDYQILRKLGRGGMADVYAARHLTLGRDVAMKILRSDYARDGDYVARFRREAKAAAKLNHPNIVQVYEVGSVDSFHYIAQELIHGDNLRHILSRSGSLSTDEAVEVLVAVGSALEVAAEAGITHRDIKPENIMRSSRGIVKVADFGLARLGPDVDASRADLTQAGLTLGTPRYMSPEQIQGHTVDSRSDLYSLGITMYHLLAGRPPFEAEDPLALAVMHLHETPIPLDRARGTEDLPEWLVAIVSKLIRKRPEDRFQSPSELLASIRSRAIDAGYSAAETIGTAAATIRLQRVADQSRLRQRSPGWRRVAIFLIPLGCIVATAAFFLSHPAKSVTRVLRPDQVPQAKTVEEQYLIAATRNDEAGWRAVSDYFPASENNSLNTNYHAKSLLQMARLMAAELQWQQADRVLEDLLRNPRIDRLYQALALAQRCNVLEQLGETRRLTESQTQLQTIYRELDATNPSALAVFDRVVSEKERLQLGLTIADRGDT; the protein is encoded by the coding sequence TTGACATCCGAATCTTCCGAACCGAACGAGTTGTCTCCCCAGGCCTCATCTCGCGAAGACGGCGACGTTTCCTCGGCAAAATTGATTGGTTGTCGGTTGGGCGACTACCAGATTTTGCGAAAGCTAGGACGTGGCGGGATGGCGGATGTTTACGCGGCCCGGCATCTAACGCTCGGCCGCGACGTGGCAATGAAGATCCTACGCAGCGATTATGCTCGCGATGGCGACTACGTTGCTCGGTTTCGCCGTGAAGCAAAAGCTGCCGCAAAACTAAATCATCCCAATATCGTCCAAGTTTATGAGGTGGGAAGCGTCGACTCGTTTCACTACATCGCCCAAGAATTGATCCATGGCGACAACTTGCGTCACATCCTTTCTCGCAGCGGGTCGTTGTCAACCGACGAAGCGGTCGAGGTATTGGTCGCTGTGGGGTCCGCACTTGAAGTGGCTGCCGAAGCTGGCATCACCCATCGTGATATCAAGCCCGAAAACATCATGCGATCGTCTCGTGGGATCGTCAAAGTCGCCGACTTCGGGCTCGCTCGACTCGGTCCCGATGTCGATGCCTCGCGAGCGGACCTGACCCAAGCTGGGTTGACCCTTGGGACACCTCGCTACATGAGCCCGGAACAGATCCAAGGTCACACGGTCGATTCACGCAGCGACCTGTATTCGCTTGGCATCACGATGTACCACTTGCTCGCCGGCCGCCCCCCTTTCGAGGCAGAGGATCCGCTGGCGTTGGCTGTGATGCACTTGCATGAAACGCCCATTCCGCTCGATCGCGCCCGTGGAACGGAGGATCTTCCAGAGTGGCTGGTTGCGATTGTCTCGAAACTGATTCGTAAGCGACCCGAGGATCGATTCCAATCACCTTCGGAGTTGCTCGCGTCGATCCGTTCTCGCGCCATTGATGCGGGCTACTCCGCGGCCGAGACGATTGGAACCGCAGCGGCAACGATTCGCTTACAACGAGTCGCCGATCAATCTCGACTTCGCCAGCGTTCGCCTGGCTGGCGTCGGGTCGCCATCTTCCTGATTCCACTCGGTTGTATCGTCGCGACGGCAGCGTTCTTTTTATCTCACCCGGCCAAGAGTGTCACTCGCGTGCTGAGGCCCGATCAAGTTCCGCAGGCCAAGACGGTTGAAGAGCAATACTTGATCGCTGCAACCCGGAATGATGAAGCAGGTTGGCGTGCAGTGTCGGACTACTTTCCTGCAAGTGAGAACAATTCACTGAACACCAACTATCACGCCAAGAGTCTGCTTCAGATGGCGCGTTTGATGGCTGCCGAGCTGCAATGGCAGCAAGCGGACCGCGTGCTGGAGGACCTGCTTCGCAATCCACGAATCGATCGATTGTACCAAGCGCTTGCGTTGGCACAGCGATGTAACGTCCTTGAGCAGCTCGGCGAAACCCGGCGGTTGACCGAGAGTCAAACCCAACTGCAAACGATCTATCGAGAACTCGATGCCACCAATCCCAGCGCGCTGGCGGTGTTTGATCGCGTTGTCTCTGAAAAAGAGCGGCTACAACTCGGGCTGACCATCGCGGACCGTGGGGACACTTAG
- the larE gene encoding ATP-dependent sacrificial sulfur transferase LarE, with amino-acid sequence MQKIENVLDVEINATRLIDWLRPLGRVTIAFSGGVDSSVVAAAALRADLSRAVAVTGSSASVSQWQIEWAQRIATQIGIEHHVVSTSEGSDADYVRNDAKRCFYCKQTLYRTLSQLVDQCGDTVLISGTNAEDLGDYRPGIEAGKLASVKTPLADLGFDKSDVRQLARWFGLENAELPASPCLASRVAYGVEVTTDRLERIEKAESWLRQRGFSDLRVRVHADELARIEVPKDERHRLVEDSLATEMDEAFRSFGFRFVTVDLHGLQSGSLNLSLVSIEPTRLS; translated from the coding sequence TTGCAGAAGATAGAAAATGTCCTTGACGTTGAAATCAATGCCACGCGGCTGATCGATTGGCTGCGTCCGCTGGGGCGTGTGACCATTGCATTTTCCGGTGGCGTTGACAGCAGTGTGGTTGCCGCTGCTGCGCTGCGCGCGGACCTCAGCCGAGCGGTCGCCGTCACGGGATCTTCCGCAAGCGTCTCACAGTGGCAGATTGAATGGGCGCAGCGGATTGCGACCCAGATCGGCATCGAACATCATGTCGTGTCGACAAGTGAAGGCAGTGATGCCGATTACGTTCGCAACGACGCAAAGCGATGTTTTTATTGCAAACAGACGCTCTATCGGACGCTGTCGCAGCTCGTCGATCAGTGCGGCGACACGGTGTTGATTTCTGGAACCAACGCAGAGGACCTCGGTGATTATCGACCCGGGATCGAAGCGGGGAAATTAGCCTCCGTCAAAACGCCACTCGCCGATTTGGGGTTTGACAAGAGCGACGTCCGTCAGCTTGCTCGCTGGTTCGGCCTTGAGAATGCTGAATTGCCCGCTTCTCCCTGCTTGGCCAGCCGCGTTGCCTACGGCGTCGAAGTCACTACGGATCGGCTGGAACGGATTGAGAAGGCAGAAAGCTGGTTGCGACAGCGCGGCTTCAGTGACCTGCGCGTGCGAGTGCATGCGGATGAACTCGCTCGAATCGAAGTCCCCAAGGACGAGCGCCATCGACTCGTTGAAGATTCGTTGGCGACTGAAATGGACGAGGCGTTTCGCTCATTCGGTTTTCGTTTTGTGACGGTGGATCTGCACGGACTTCAGTCGGGTAGCCTGAATCTCTCGCTTGTGTCGATCGAGCCGACACGTTTGTCTTGA
- a CDS encoding outer membrane protein assembly factor BamB family protein yields the protein MHLLSKPLHRFVRNTLVCLVGMAGLAPIASGETPPVNWSGFRGMETNGYVEDGTLPTAWTDQDYVWRHKLPSTDVGSMAIAAGRVFYLTADPANHSIALEAIDLDTGKVVFSRPYPHTVAKIHNRNTYASSTPTVDDRGVVVAWSDPKHTMLKSFDHDGNELWSRDLGTWQSQHGFGTSPQLFGSMVLLLNSQQGEQLDPGETAGRSRMIAVDRATGKTLWETPLKTTRTCYGVPAIYKNVDGTTQVIDANTGNGMFGLDAKTGEMIWSLPVFEMRCCSTPVLVGDLAIASAGSGGGGNHLVAVRIPATADQLPEQVYRIDRGAPYVPTASVKDGRLFLVDDRGVASCADAAEGKMIWSKRIGGNFGASPIIVGDTLLIISLDGKATLLRASERFEKLGEVDLGGPVGATPAFAQGRLLLRVGDEIRCLGGREF from the coding sequence ATGCATTTGCTCTCGAAACCGCTCCATCGATTTGTTCGCAACACGCTCGTTTGCCTTGTCGGCATGGCGGGACTCGCCCCAATTGCCTCAGGGGAAACTCCGCCCGTAAATTGGTCCGGGTTTCGTGGCATGGAGACAAATGGATATGTTGAGGATGGCACGTTGCCTACCGCGTGGACCGACCAAGACTACGTTTGGCGACACAAGCTGCCTTCGACCGATGTCGGATCGATGGCAATCGCTGCAGGCCGTGTTTTCTATCTGACGGCGGACCCTGCGAACCACTCGATCGCTCTCGAGGCAATCGATCTGGATACCGGAAAGGTGGTTTTCAGCAGACCCTATCCCCATACGGTCGCTAAGATTCACAACCGTAATACCTATGCATCGAGCACACCGACCGTGGACGACCGTGGTGTGGTCGTGGCCTGGAGTGATCCGAAGCACACGATGCTGAAGAGCTTCGATCACGACGGCAACGAGCTTTGGTCGCGAGACTTGGGTACTTGGCAAAGCCAACACGGATTCGGCACCTCGCCGCAACTGTTTGGCTCGATGGTGCTATTGCTCAATTCGCAACAAGGCGAGCAGCTGGACCCTGGCGAAACCGCCGGGCGAAGCCGGATGATCGCCGTCGACCGGGCCACGGGAAAAACCCTTTGGGAGACGCCGCTGAAAACAACAAGGACCTGCTATGGCGTTCCTGCCATCTACAAAAATGTCGATGGGACCACCCAGGTGATCGATGCCAATACCGGCAACGGCATGTTCGGGCTTGATGCCAAGACGGGCGAAATGATTTGGAGCTTACCAGTGTTCGAAATGCGATGCTGCAGCACTCCGGTCTTGGTGGGAGATCTCGCAATCGCCTCAGCCGGAAGCGGCGGTGGCGGGAACCACTTGGTGGCGGTGCGAATTCCTGCGACGGCGGATCAATTGCCCGAGCAAGTCTATCGAATCGATCGAGGCGCTCCCTACGTTCCGACTGCCTCGGTCAAAGACGGCCGTCTGTTCCTCGTCGATGATAGAGGGGTCGCATCTTGTGCAGACGCCGCAGAGGGCAAAATGATTTGGTCCAAGCGGATCGGCGGCAATTTCGGTGCTTCCCCCATTATTGTTGGAGACACGCTGCTGATCATCAGCCTCGACGGTAAGGCCACGCTGTTGCGAGCGAGTGAACGTTTTGAGAAACTCGGTGAGGTCGACTTGGGGGGGCCGGTTGGGGCGACGCCTGCGTTTGCCCAAGGGCGTTTGTTGTTGCGTGTCGGAGATGAGATTCGCTGTCTTGGCGGAAGGGAGTTTTAG
- a CDS encoding GNAT family N-acetyltransferase, with protein MYRIERSDSLVELFENGDRWDALAGGIPFRETSWLKSWWSQFARDHEAYVLVAHDARGCVCGLMPFYRNPTSPSTLCFLGGNNACSDFTSVLAKPDQGEAIAGAMATFLIAEASSKDHAWERIEIDGVSDDDRVMKRFAASLQDAGAIVHAQSRMHTWLLECSESWDAWLGTQSRRTRRKHRLLGSRVETTEGMHLQRADRPEQLRQCLNRMIDLHQRRWNAVGKPGSYADPNQREFIHAAAADMLARDRLHLLEVLLDGECIGSSLNFVGANDFLYVYSTGYDPKAAKYEPGKILSTETLKYAHQHQMRGVDFLRGDEPYKKQLGATPTRMLELRIVAPRWWAKVCHNAWAAQFELKQWARRRSGRDVIEVVDMALTS; from the coding sequence ATGTATCGCATTGAACGGTCTGACAGCTTGGTCGAGCTTTTCGAGAATGGCGACCGCTGGGATGCCCTCGCCGGCGGAATCCCGTTTCGAGAAACCTCCTGGTTGAAGTCCTGGTGGAGCCAGTTTGCCCGCGACCACGAGGCTTATGTGCTGGTCGCTCACGATGCGCGGGGCTGCGTCTGCGGTTTGATGCCTTTTTATCGTAATCCAACCTCTCCCAGCACGCTCTGTTTTCTCGGTGGCAACAACGCCTGTAGCGACTTCACCTCGGTGCTGGCCAAGCCGGATCAGGGCGAGGCCATTGCCGGAGCGATGGCCACCTTTCTGATTGCTGAAGCCAGCAGCAAAGACCACGCTTGGGAAAGAATTGAGATCGACGGAGTGAGCGACGACGACCGGGTCATGAAGCGGTTTGCCGCCTCGCTACAAGATGCCGGAGCAATCGTCCATGCCCAATCTCGAATGCACACATGGCTGTTGGAGTGCAGCGAATCATGGGACGCTTGGCTCGGGACGCAAAGCCGTCGTACTCGACGAAAACACCGTCTGCTTGGATCTCGCGTGGAAACGACCGAGGGGATGCATTTGCAGCGGGCGGATCGTCCAGAGCAACTGCGCCAATGCCTCAATCGCATGATTGATCTGCATCAACGTCGATGGAATGCCGTGGGCAAACCAGGAAGCTATGCGGATCCGAATCAGCGTGAATTCATTCATGCCGCTGCAGCCGACATGCTAGCTCGGGACCGCTTGCATTTGTTGGAAGTGCTACTCGATGGAGAGTGTATTGGTAGCTCGTTGAATTTCGTCGGCGCCAATGACTTTTTGTACGTTTACAGCACCGGCTACGATCCGAAGGCTGCGAAATATGAACCCGGTAAAATCTTGAGTACTGAAACGCTGAAATACGCTCATCAGCATCAGATGAGGGGGGTTGATTTCTTGCGTGGTGACGAGCCCTACAAGAAGCAACTCGGTGCGACACCGACGCGGATGCTTGAATTGCGAATCGTCGCCCCTCGATGGTGGGCCAAGGTCTGCCACAATGCATGGGCCGCTCAATTTGAACTGAAACAATGGGCGCGGCGGCGATCGGGCCGAGATGTGATCGAAGTGGTCGACATGGCGTTGACCTCCTAA
- the hisH gene encoding imidazole glycerol phosphate synthase subunit HisH encodes MITIVDYQMGNLRSVQKGIERVGGSAQISSDPGQIAGADQLILPGVGAFGDAMAEINRRDLAQPIRDFIASGRPFLGICLGLQLLFERGFEHGEYEGLGVLQGDVVRFELPSGMKVPHMGWNTVSRCSDAPILHGVTASTHFYFVHSYYVRPTDSSIVALECDYGGPFCAMVWRDNLYATQFHPEKSQTDGLKLLEAFSKLNEQTAEVNT; translated from the coding sequence ATGATTACCATCGTCGATTACCAAATGGGGAATCTCCGAAGCGTTCAAAAAGGAATCGAACGCGTCGGTGGCTCGGCCCAGATTAGTTCGGATCCCGGTCAGATTGCCGGTGCCGACCAATTGATCTTGCCTGGGGTTGGCGCATTCGGCGACGCGATGGCTGAAATCAATCGACGCGACTTGGCTCAACCGATTCGTGATTTCATCGCGTCGGGACGACCCTTCCTTGGTATCTGCCTTGGGCTACAACTCCTCTTTGAACGTGGCTTTGAACATGGCGAATACGAAGGACTTGGGGTTTTGCAAGGAGACGTCGTTCGCTTCGAATTGCCCTCTGGGATGAAGGTCCCGCACATGGGATGGAATACGGTTTCCCGCTGCAGCGATGCGCCGATTCTCCACGGCGTTACGGCATCAACTCATTTTTACTTCGTTCACTCCTATTATGTGCGGCCAACCGATTCGTCAATCGTGGCCTTGGAATGTGATTACGGGGGCCCCTTTTGTGCCATGGTATGGCGTGACAACTTGTATGCGACTCAATTCCATCCTGAAAAAAGCCAAACCGATGGCCTGAAACTGCTCGAGGCATTCTCGAAGCTGAACGAGCAGACCGCTGAGGTGAACACATGA